From a single Rutidosis leptorrhynchoides isolate AG116_Rl617_1_P2 chromosome 5, CSIRO_AGI_Rlap_v1, whole genome shotgun sequence genomic region:
- the LOC139850659 gene encoding sodium/hydrogen exchanger 8: MSSVEWSNVILVSASEDEEAASAASDSSNPTSAVLFVGISLVLGIASRHLLRGTRVPYTVALLILGIAMGSLEYGTSHRLGKVGDGIRIWANIDPDLLLAVFLPALLFESSFSMEVHQIKKCIAQMIILAGPGVLISTFILGAALKLIFPYDWNWKTSLLLGGLLSATDPVAVVALLKELGASKKLSTIIEGESLMNDGTAIVVYTLFFRMVTGSTFSWGSIIKFLATVSLGAVGIGIAFGLASYLWLGFIFNDTVIEITLTLAVSYLAYYTSQEGADISGVLTVMTLGMFYAAVARTAFKGEGQQSLHHFWEMVAYIANTLIFILSGVVIAEGILGGDSILKHEESAWGYLILLYVLLQLSRAIVVGSLYPFLRYFGYGLDWKEATVLIWSGLRGAVALSLSLSVKQSSDTSVYITRETGTLFVFFTGGIVFLTLIVNGSTTQFLLRMLGMDKLSSAKRRILEYTKYEMMSKALGAFGDLVDDEELGPADWPTVKKYITCLHDIEGERTHPHDTSDNDNNVENMHLSDIRIRFLNGVQAAYWVMLEEGRITQATANILMQSVDGALDLVSSEPLCDWNGLKANVHFPNYYKFLQTSRFPRKLVTYFTVERLEMGCYISAAFLRAHRIARQQLHDFIGDSEIALAIINESETEGEEAKSFLEDVRVTFPQVLRVLKTRQVTYSVLNHLIEYVQDLEKSGLLEEKELVHLHDDVQTDLKKLLRNPPLVKIPKAHDLISANPLLGALPSSVRDQIVGSTKETMKLRGVALYKEGSKPNGFWLISNGVVKWTSQRIRNKHSLHPTFAHGSTLGLYEVLIGKPYLCDIVTDSVVLGFFIEAEKILNVLGTDHAVEDFLWQESSIILSKLLLPHIFEKMTMHELRTLVAERSTMSTYLSGESFEVPQNMIGFVLEGFVKPQGTLELITAPAALFASYADRSFRTSEIAGASFSHHASSYIVETRARVIMFDMAGFEANRTLQRRTSSLISHGGDNPTRSPTREHSGLMSWPERHFRSKQNLEHPNNVDQPGNNFSARAKQLSMYGSMISNERQSFRTSPNGRPKPLTSPNGQPKPPRKPSHSRSYPRVPTIETRRLISVKSEGSTTVRKSMNVGSENQVGPRETSDAIETREMDYSSEESGGEDEHIVRIDSPSTLSFPRAP; the protein is encoded by the exons AATATGGAACAAGCCATCGGTTAGGAAAGGTTGGTGATGGAATCAGGATAT GGGCAAATATTGATCCTGATCTTCTGTTAGCTGTTTTTCTTCCCGCTCTTCTTTTTGAAAGTTCATTTTCAATGGAGGTGCATCAAATTAAG AAATGTATAGCACAAATGATAATTCTTGCTGGGCCTGGGGTTTTAATATCCACATTCATTCTTGGTGCAGCCTTGAAG TTAATTTTTCCATATGACTGGAACTGGAAAACATCGTTGCTGCTTGGAGGACTTTTAAGTGCTACCGATCCTGTTGCTGTTGTAGCTTTATTAAAAGAGCTTGGtgctagcaaaaaattaagtacCATTATTGAAGGAGAATCATTAATGAATGATGG GACGGCAATCGTTGTGTATACACTTTTTTTCCGAATGGTAACTGGATCAACCTTCAGCTGGGGGAGTATCATTAAGTTCTTAGCAACGGTATCACTTGGAGC TGTAGGAATTGGTATTGCATTCGGTCTGGCGTCTTATTTATGGCTTGGGTTTATTTTCAATGATACAGTGATTGAAATTACGTTGACTCTTGCTGTGAGCTACCTTGCTTATTACACG TCTCAAGAAGGTGCTGATATTTCTGGAGTATTAACAGTGATGACGTTGGGAAT GTTTTATGCTGCTGTTGCTAGAACTGCTTTCAAAGGTGAAGGACAACAAAGCTTGCATCATTTTTG GGAAATGGTAGCATATATCGCTAATACACTAATCTTCATCTTGAG TGGAGTAGTCATAGCTGAAGGTATACTTGGAGGTGACAGCATTCTCAAACATGAAG AAAGTGCTTGGGGCTACCTTATCCTCCTTTACGTTTTGCTACAACTTTCGCGGGCCATAGTAGTTGGATCATTATATCCATTTCTGCGTTATTTTGGTTATGGCTTGGATTGGAAAGAAGCTACTGTACTTATCTGGTCTGGTCTAAGAGGTGCTGTTGCATTGTCACTTTCTCTGTCGGTTAAG CAATCAAGTGACACATCAGTGTACATTACTCGCGAAACAGGGACTCTG TTTGTATTCTTCACGGGTGGAATTGTGTTTCTTACTCTCATTGTAAATGGATCAACTACTCAATTTCTTTTACGGATGCTAGGTATGGATAAGCTATCGTCGGCGAAG AGACGTATACTTGAGTACACAAAATATGAAATGATGAGCAAAGCATTGGGGGCTTTTGGTGATCTTGTAGATGATGAGGAACTAGGACCTGCTGATTGGCCTACTGTAAAGAAATACATCACATGTTTGCATGACATTGAAGGAGAACGCACCCATCCTCATGATACATCAGATAATGATAACAATGTTGAAAACATGCATCTATCTGATATACGTATACGCTTTTTAAATG GTGTGCAAGCTGCTTATTGGGTGATGTTGGAGGAAGGAAGGATCACCCAAGCAACAGCAAACATTTTAATGCAATCAGTAGATGGAGCACTTGATCTGGTTTCGTCTGAACCGTTATGTGATTGGAATGGGTTGAAAGCGAATgttcattttcctaattattataagTTCCTACAAACAAGTAGATTTCCCCGCAAGCTTGTAACCTACTTCACAGTTGAAAGATTGGAAATGGGATGTTATATATCTGCTGCCTTTCTCCGTGCCCATAGGATTGCACGACAACAACTACATGACTTCATTG GTGATAGTGAAATTGCTTTGGCAATAATTAACGAGAGTGAGACGGAAGGAGAGGAAGCAAAATCGTTCCTGGAAGATGTTCGTGTTACATTTCCACAG GTTTTACGTGTTTTGAAAACAAGGCAAGTGACATATTCGGTGCTCAATCATCTAATTGAATACGTTCAAGATCTTGAGAAGTCTGGATTACTAGAGGAAAAGGAATTGGTTCATCTTCATGATGATGTTCAG ACTGACTTGAAGAAGCTTCTACGCAATCCTCCTTTGGTCAAGATTCCAAAAGCACACGATCTGATTAGCGCCAATCCTCTGTTGGGCGCACTTCCGTCATCTGTGCGTGACCAAATTGTGGGGTCCACAAAGGAGACAATGAAACTACGTGGTGTTGCCCTTTATAAGGAGGGATCCAAACCAAATGGCTTTTGGCTCATTTCTAATGGTGTGGTGAAG TGGACAAGCCAAAGAATAAGAAACAAGCACTCGTTGCATCCAACATTTGCACATGGAAGTACTTTGGGGTTATACGAAGTGCTGATTGGAAAACCTTACTTATGTGACATTGTTACTGATTCTGTCGTGCTCGGCTTCTTCATTGAAGCCGAAAAGATACTCAACGTACTTGGAACTGATCATGCAGTTGAAGATTTCTTATGGCAG GAAAGCTCAATTATACTCTCAAAATTGTTGCTTCCTCATATATTTGAGAAAATGACAATGCATGAGTTGAGGACCCTCGTGGCAGAAAGATCCACGATGAGCACCTATTTAAGTGGAGAAAGTTTTGAAGTACCTCAAAATATGATTGGTTTTGTATTAGAAGGTTTCGTGAAACCACAGGGTACGTTAGAACTTATCACTGCACCAGCTGCTTTATTTGCTTCATATGCTGACCGCAGTTTCCGAACATCAGAAATAGCAG gtgCAAGCTTTTCTCATCATGCATCATCATACATAGTTGAGACAAGGGCAAGGGTGATCATGTTTGACATGGCTGGATTTGAAGCTAATAGAACCCTTCAAAGGAGGACTTCTTCATTGATATCACATGGTGGTGATAACCCTACAAGATCCCCAACCCGAGAACATAGCGGGCTAATGAGTTGGCCCGAACGCCATTTTAGATCTAAACAAAATCTTGAACATCCCAACAATGTTGATCAACCTGGTAACAATTTTTCTGCCCGGGCAAAGCAACTAAGCATGTATGGCAGCATG ATATCTAATGAAAGACAAAGCTTCCGTACGTCTCCAAATGGACGACCAAAGCCACTGACATCTCCAAATGGACAACCAAAGCCACCGAGGAAGCCATCTCATAGCAGATCTTATCCAAGGGTCCCAACCATAGAGACCCGCCGGCTCATTTCGGTGAAATCGGAAGGGTCTACAACAGTGAGAAAGAGTATGAACGTGGGAAGTGAAAATCAAGTGGGCCCACGTGAAACCTCAGACGCAATTGAAACTCGTGAAATGGATTACTCGAGCGAAGAGTCTGGTGGTGAAGATGAACATATTGTCAGAATCGATTCTCCAAGTACACTCTCATTCCCTCGAGCGCCCTAA